A genomic region of Stenotrophomonas sp. NA06056 contains the following coding sequences:
- the uppS gene encoding polyprenyl diphosphate synthase — MPSVPPPLPAVLPRHVAIIMDGNGRWAQQRRRPRVIGHRAGARAVNRTIERCLELGIPALTLFAFSSENWGRPQDEVDALMKLFLGALDREVDELHRRGVRVRFIGERERFGAALVSRMQLAEQRTADNSALTLSIAASYGGRQDIARAARALAVEVAAGRLLPEQIDESLLGRQVALADLPAPDLFIRTGGDTRISNFLLWQLAYTELWFTEALWPDFDAAQLQLALDAYASRERRFGLTSAQIAALATETSSP; from the coding sequence ATGCCTTCAGTCCCGCCTCCCCTGCCGGCCGTCCTGCCGCGCCACGTTGCCATCATCATGGATGGCAACGGGCGTTGGGCACAGCAACGCCGTCGCCCCCGCGTTATCGGCCATCGGGCCGGTGCGCGCGCGGTCAACCGTACCATCGAGCGCTGCCTGGAACTGGGCATTCCGGCGCTGACCCTGTTCGCGTTCTCCAGCGAGAACTGGGGCCGGCCGCAGGACGAAGTGGACGCATTGATGAAGCTGTTCCTCGGCGCGCTCGACCGCGAAGTGGACGAGCTGCATCGGCGCGGCGTGCGCGTGCGCTTCATCGGCGAACGCGAGCGCTTTGGTGCTGCCCTGGTCAGCCGCATGCAGCTGGCCGAGCAACGCACCGCCGACAACAGTGCGCTGACCCTGTCGATCGCCGCCAGCTATGGCGGCCGCCAGGACATCGCCCGTGCCGCACGTGCACTGGCCGTTGAAGTGGCCGCCGGCCGCCTGCTTCCCGAGCAGATCGACGAATCCCTGCTGGGGCGACAGGTGGCGTTGGCCGACCTGCCCGCACCGGACCTGTTCATCCGCACCGGCGGCGATACCCGCATCAGCAATTTCCTGCTGTGGCAGCTGGCGTATACCGAGCTGTGGTTCACCGAAGCGCTGTGGCCGGATTTCGACGCCGCGCAGCTGCAGCTGGCGCTGGATGCCTACGCCAGCCGTGAGCGCCGCTTCGGCCTGACCAGCGCCCAGATCGCCGCCCTGGCCACCGAGACGTCCAGCCCATGA
- a CDS encoding fimbria/pilus periplasmic chaperone has translation MHRLLPLLLALLPMPVQALDLMPTTLRLPAAQGQSELWLHNPGPGHWRGQVQIWAWDQQPGAETLQRSGQVLASPTLLDLPAGARQRVWLLPASSLPVAAEQAFRIILAPADPSMPRYSLPLFRGEPSRPAPAFLQAEVVVNGSQFVLRLLNASTAHARLSDLAYEAADGHRSLLLPGLAGYVLASRQRQWQLPRRADGYAGGRFHARLQDGSEVILAAPTPAIAARPPSGL, from the coding sequence ATGCACCGCCTGCTACCCCTGTTGCTGGCACTGCTGCCCATGCCCGTGCAGGCGCTGGATCTGATGCCGACCACGCTGCGTCTGCCGGCAGCACAGGGGCAGTCGGAGCTGTGGCTGCACAATCCCGGCCCAGGGCACTGGCGCGGCCAGGTGCAGATCTGGGCGTGGGACCAGCAACCGGGTGCCGAAACCCTGCAACGCAGCGGGCAGGTGCTGGCCAGTCCGACCCTGCTGGACCTTCCGGCCGGGGCGCGCCAGCGCGTCTGGTTGCTGCCGGCGTCATCCCTGCCTGTGGCCGCCGAACAGGCGTTCCGGATCATCCTGGCACCGGCAGACCCCTCAATGCCGCGCTATTCACTGCCGTTGTTCCGCGGCGAACCGTCCCGCCCTGCGCCGGCCTTCCTGCAGGCGGAGGTGGTGGTCAACGGGTCGCAGTTCGTGCTGCGACTGCTGAACGCAAGCACTGCGCACGCGCGCCTGAGCGACCTTGCCTACGAGGCGGCCGACGGCCACCGCAGCCTGCTGCTGCCTGGTCTTGCCGGCTACGTGCTGGCGTCGCGGCAGCGGCAGTGGCAGCTGCCGCGGCGCGCCGATGGCTATGCGGGCGGCCGGTTCCATGCCCGCCTGCAGGACGGTTCAGAGGTGATCCTGGCCGCGCCGACGCCCGCAATTGCAGCGCGTCCGCCAAGCGGGCTATAA
- a CDS encoding GGDEF domain-containing protein, whose amino-acid sequence MPPELTAALALCRNLPSPPGIALRIIELAQDPEADIATAADIIAIDMALSARMLRIANSPLYASRRRIENLGQALTMLGLNATISLALGFTVTQGLTGNGGADHDLRQRAWKRSILSALAASQLGQARGLRRLEELMLAGLLQDMGVLCLAQAESERYLPLLREARDNPDLIARERQELGCSHADVGAWVAEEWGLPRYLVDSIRHSEDESTAENPFQACVQLSGAVADIWLDEDADGARERALQQVHDRLQLDSARFDQVLTRISEALPDIASLFENGLNSPARVRELIDHAQELATLRNLRELQDADQARRRADEFEARAKRLADQAHRDALTGVLNRRQLEAVLEQEFLRAGRHGWPLSVAFIDLDDFKKINDAHGHLTGDEVLRAFAGKLQGQLRNSDTVARFGGEEFVALLPNTSESVALDVIRRVLANIVATPMAELEGGPLFITFSAGVATQGGYERFAGVQDLLRAADDVLYRSKNLGRNRVIARSPGELGHDELSATAGAELG is encoded by the coding sequence ATGCCTCCCGAGCTGACAGCTGCCCTGGCGCTTTGCCGCAACCTCCCCTCGCCGCCCGGTATTGCCCTGCGCATCATCGAACTGGCCCAGGACCCGGAAGCGGACATCGCAACCGCTGCGGACATCATCGCCATCGACATGGCGTTGAGTGCCCGCATGCTGCGCATCGCCAATTCGCCGCTGTACGCCAGCCGGCGCCGGATCGAGAACCTCGGCCAGGCGCTGACCATGCTCGGGCTGAACGCTACGATCAGCCTCGCCTTGGGCTTCACTGTCACCCAGGGCCTGACCGGCAACGGCGGCGCCGACCACGACCTGCGCCAACGCGCCTGGAAACGCAGCATCCTCAGCGCGCTGGCGGCCAGCCAGCTCGGCCAGGCACGCGGCCTGCGCCGGCTTGAGGAGCTGATGCTGGCCGGGTTGCTGCAGGACATGGGCGTGCTGTGCCTGGCCCAGGCCGAATCCGAACGCTACCTGCCCCTGCTGCGCGAAGCGCGCGACAACCCCGACCTGATCGCGCGCGAGCGCCAGGAACTCGGCTGCAGCCACGCCGACGTCGGTGCCTGGGTAGCCGAGGAATGGGGCCTGCCGCGCTACCTGGTCGACAGCATCCGCCACAGCGAAGACGAAAGCACCGCAGAGAATCCATTCCAGGCGTGCGTACAGCTGTCTGGCGCCGTCGCCGACATCTGGCTGGATGAAGACGCCGATGGCGCCCGCGAGCGCGCTCTGCAGCAGGTCCACGACCGCCTGCAGCTGGACAGCGCCCGCTTCGACCAGGTCCTGACCCGGATCAGCGAAGCACTGCCGGACATCGCCAGCCTGTTCGAGAACGGCCTGAATTCACCGGCCCGCGTGCGCGAGCTGATCGACCACGCCCAGGAACTGGCCACCCTGCGCAACCTGCGTGAACTGCAGGATGCCGACCAGGCCCGCCGTCGCGCCGATGAATTCGAAGCCCGCGCCAAGCGCCTGGCCGATCAGGCCCATCGCGATGCCCTGACCGGCGTCCTCAACCGCCGCCAGCTCGAAGCCGTGCTTGAACAGGAATTCCTGCGAGCCGGCCGCCATGGTTGGCCGTTGTCGGTGGCCTTCATCGACCTGGACGATTTCAAGAAGATCAACGATGCGCACGGCCACCTGACCGGCGATGAAGTGCTGCGCGCCTTCGCCGGCAAGCTGCAGGGGCAGCTGCGCAACAGCGACACGGTGGCCCGCTTCGGCGGCGAGGAGTTCGTTGCGCTGCTGCCCAATACCAGCGAATCGGTCGCCCTTGACGTGATCCGCCGGGTACTGGCCAACATCGTCGCCACCCCGATGGCGGAACTGGAAGGCGGCCCGCTGTTCATCACCTTCTCGGCGGGCGTAGCCACACAGGGCGGTTACGAGCGTTTTGCCGGCGTGCAGGACCTGCTGCGCGCTGCAGATGACGTGCTTTACCGCTCCAAGAACCTGGGCCGCAACCGGGTCATTGCACGCTCCCCGGGCGAATTGGGGCATGATGAACTGTCTGCCACTGCTGGCGCCGAGCTTGGCTGA
- the tsf gene encoding translation elongation factor Ts: protein MEITASLVKELRERTGAGMMECKKALTEAGGNIDAAAEALRKSGAAKADKKADRVAAEGRLGLAQDGGKAVLVEINSETDFVANDINFKNFVDSVAAAALASGAADVEALKSATLPTGQTVEETRATAVQTLGENIQIRRLVKLDTTGNVGSYVHTNGKVGVLVDLIGGDAELARGLAMHVAALKPPHNKAADVPAEFVEKEKEIELAKMSEKDKSKPADILEKIISGKINKIVSEVTLYGQSYVLDGDKTVEQVVKAAGADVAGFQLLVVGEGIEKVVEDYAAEVAKAMQV from the coding sequence GTGGAAATCACTGCTTCCCTGGTCAAGGAACTGCGCGAGCGCACCGGCGCCGGCATGATGGAATGCAAGAAGGCGCTCACCGAGGCCGGCGGCAACATCGACGCCGCTGCTGAAGCGCTGCGCAAGTCCGGCGCTGCCAAGGCCGACAAGAAGGCTGACCGCGTGGCCGCCGAAGGTCGTCTGGGCCTGGCCCAGGACGGCGGCAAGGCCGTGCTGGTCGAGATCAACTCGGAAACCGACTTCGTCGCCAACGACATCAACTTCAAGAACTTCGTCGATTCCGTCGCTGCCGCTGCCCTGGCATCGGGCGCCGCCGACGTGGAAGCCCTGAAGTCCGCCACCCTGCCGACCGGCCAGACCGTCGAGGAAACCCGCGCGACCGCCGTGCAGACCCTGGGTGAGAACATCCAGATCCGTCGCCTGGTCAAGCTGGACACCACCGGCAACGTGGGTTCCTACGTCCACACCAACGGCAAGGTCGGCGTGCTGGTCGACCTGATCGGCGGCGACGCCGAACTGGCTCGCGGCCTGGCCATGCACGTGGCTGCGCTGAAGCCGCCGCACAACAAGGCAGCCGACGTGCCGGCCGAGTTCGTGGAAAAGGAAAAGGAAATCGAACTGGCCAAGATGTCCGAGAAGGACAAGTCCAAGCCGGCCGACATCCTGGAAAAGATCATCAGCGGCAAGATCAACAAGATCGTCAGCGAAGTGACCCTGTACGGCCAGAGCTACGTGCTGGACGGCGACAAGACCGTCGAGCAGGTGGTCAAGGCTGCCGGCGCCGACGTTGCTGGCTTCCAGCTGCTGGTCGTTGGCGAAGGCATCGAGAAGGTGGTGGAAGACTACGCCGCCGAAGTTGCCAAGGCGATGCAGGTCTGA
- a CDS encoding phosphatidate cytidylyltransferase, whose translation MTKTRVLAALIMAPVAIAAILLLPTQWLAAAAAAVLLIGLWEWLKLADVEDTLARTVLLVLNLLLMVLLVWADAGTLVLFQIATLVGVAWWLAALVWLRFFNFGAQPGSPARILKLLAGTLAIVPAWAALVLIHAGGDPPGHQGHLWLLAALALVWAADSGAYFAGRRFGKHKLAPRISPNKTWEGLVGGLIVGVAVAVGLGWLAGIDAAHLPGLLVTSVVAVFASVLGDLFESLIKRHAGAKDSGHLIPGHGGVLDRVDGVLAAIPVFALGKEIFGF comes from the coding sequence ATGACCAAGACCCGAGTCCTCGCCGCGCTGATCATGGCGCCGGTCGCCATTGCGGCGATCCTGCTGCTGCCCACGCAATGGCTTGCTGCCGCCGCAGCTGCCGTGCTGCTGATCGGCCTGTGGGAATGGCTGAAACTGGCCGATGTCGAAGACACCCTCGCCCGCACCGTGCTGCTGGTCCTCAATCTGCTGCTGATGGTGCTGCTGGTGTGGGCCGATGCCGGCACCCTGGTGCTGTTCCAGATCGCAACCCTGGTGGGCGTGGCCTGGTGGCTGGCCGCGCTGGTCTGGCTGCGCTTCTTCAACTTCGGCGCGCAACCCGGAAGTCCGGCGCGCATCCTCAAGCTGCTGGCCGGCACCCTGGCGATCGTGCCGGCGTGGGCCGCACTGGTACTGATCCATGCCGGCGGCGACCCGCCCGGGCATCAGGGTCACCTGTGGCTGCTGGCCGCGCTGGCGCTGGTCTGGGCAGCCGATTCGGGCGCCTACTTCGCTGGCCGTCGCTTCGGCAAGCACAAGCTGGCACCGCGGATCAGCCCGAACAAGACCTGGGAAGGCCTTGTCGGTGGGCTGATCGTCGGCGTCGCGGTGGCCGTCGGCCTGGGCTGGCTGGCCGGCATCGATGCCGCGCACCTGCCGGGTCTGCTGGTCACATCGGTGGTGGCTGTCTTCGCCTCGGTGCTGGGTGACCTGTTCGAAAGCCTGATCAAGCGCCATGCCGGCGCCAAGGATTCAGGCCACCTGATCCCCGGCCACGGTGGCGTGCTCGACCGCGTCGACGGCGTGCTGGCGGCCATCCCGGTGTTCGCACTGGGCAAGGAAATCTTCGGGTTCTGA
- the pyrH gene encoding UMP kinase, whose amino-acid sequence MSKLAYRRILLKLSGEALMGDEDYGIDPKIINRLAREVVEAQQAGAEVALVIGGGNIFRGAGLAAGGMDRVTGDQMGMLATVINALAMQDALEKVGAKARVMSAIKINDVCEDYIRRRAIRHLEKGRLVIFAAGVGSPFFTTDSGAALRAIEIGADLLLKATKVDGVYDKDPNKYSDAVRFDSLSYDEVIRRGLEVMDTAAFALARDSDLPMRVFDMGQPGELLKILHGENIGTLVQGRDPA is encoded by the coding sequence ATGTCCAAGCTCGCCTATCGCCGCATCCTGTTGAAACTTTCCGGGGAGGCGCTGATGGGAGATGAGGACTACGGCATCGACCCCAAGATCATCAACCGCCTGGCCCGTGAAGTCGTCGAGGCCCAGCAGGCCGGCGCCGAAGTCGCACTGGTCATCGGCGGTGGCAACATCTTCCGCGGCGCAGGCCTGGCTGCTGGCGGCATGGACCGCGTCACCGGCGACCAGATGGGCATGCTGGCCACGGTCATCAACGCACTGGCTATGCAGGATGCGCTGGAGAAAGTGGGCGCCAAGGCCCGCGTGATGAGCGCGATCAAGATCAACGACGTGTGCGAGGACTACATCCGCCGCCGCGCGATCCGCCACCTGGAAAAGGGCCGCCTGGTGATCTTCGCCGCAGGCGTCGGCAGCCCGTTCTTCACCACCGACTCGGGCGCCGCCCTGCGCGCGATCGAGATCGGCGCCGACCTGCTGCTGAAGGCCACCAAGGTCGATGGCGTGTACGACAAGGATCCGAACAAGTACAGCGACGCCGTCCGCTTCGACAGCCTGAGCTACGACGAAGTGATCCGCCGCGGCCTGGAAGTGATGGACACCGCCGCCTTCGCTCTGGCCCGCGACAGCGACCTGCCCATGCGCGTGTTCGACATGGGCCAGCCGGGCGAACTGCTGAAGATCCTGCACGGCGAGAACATCGGCACCCTCGTCCAGGGCCGCGACCCGGCCTGA
- the frr gene encoding ribosome recycling factor produces MLNDIKNNAQTRMAKSIDALKHTLTSIRTGRATPALLDRVTVNAYGNASTPLNQVASISNPDAHSLLVTPFDKSMIKEIEKGLYNIELTPNTIGTSIRVNLPPPTEERRKELAKQVQKEGEGAKIAVRNIRQDANKEIAKLLKDKVVSEDEKKRGEDDIQKLTDANIKDIDKVVADKEKELMSV; encoded by the coding sequence ATGCTCAACGACATCAAGAACAACGCGCAGACGCGCATGGCCAAGAGCATCGACGCTCTGAAGCACACCCTCACTTCGATCCGCACCGGCCGCGCGACGCCGGCCCTGCTGGACCGCGTCACGGTCAATGCTTACGGCAACGCCAGCACGCCGCTGAACCAGGTCGCGTCCATTTCCAACCCCGACGCTCACTCCCTGCTGGTCACGCCCTTCGACAAGAGCATGATCAAGGAGATCGAGAAGGGCCTGTACAACATCGAGCTGACCCCGAACACCATCGGCACCTCGATCCGCGTCAACCTGCCGCCGCCGACCGAAGAGCGCCGCAAGGAACTGGCCAAGCAGGTACAGAAGGAAGGCGAAGGCGCCAAGATCGCCGTGCGCAACATCCGTCAGGATGCGAACAAGGAAATCGCCAAGCTGCTGAAGGACAAGGTCGTCAGCGAAGACGAGAAGAAGCGCGGCGAAGACGATATCCAGAAGTTGACCGACGCCAACATCAAGGACATCGATAAAGTCGTCGCCGACAAGGAAAAGGAACTGATGTCGGTCTGA
- the rpsB gene encoding 30S ribosomal protein S2: MPQVTMRQMLEAGVHFGHQTRYWNPKMAPYIFGARGKIHIINLEKTVPLFNDAMNFISSVAQKRGTILFLGTKRSARESIREEAERCGMPFMNQRWLGGTLTNFRTVKQSVARLKELEAGESDGTFEKLVKHEVLGLRRERDKLEASLGGIKDMNRLPDAIFVIDIGHEDIAIKEAKKLGIPVIAVVDTNYNPELVDYAIPGNDDAIRAVQLYARAAADAVLEGKAAAPHAATVREEEFADAAAEEGKPARRAPAKKAAADKGEAQA, translated from the coding sequence ATGCCCCAGGTCACCATGCGTCAGATGCTGGAAGCCGGCGTCCACTTCGGCCACCAGACCCGCTACTGGAACCCCAAGATGGCTCCGTACATCTTCGGCGCCCGCGGCAAGATCCACATCATCAACCTGGAAAAGACCGTCCCGCTGTTCAACGACGCGATGAACTTCATCTCGTCGGTTGCCCAGAAGCGCGGCACCATCCTGTTCCTGGGCACCAAGCGCAGCGCGCGTGAGTCGATCCGCGAAGAAGCCGAGCGTTGCGGCATGCCGTTCATGAACCAGCGTTGGCTGGGCGGCACCCTGACCAACTTCCGTACCGTCAAGCAGTCGGTTGCCCGCCTGAAGGAACTGGAAGCCGGTGAGTCCGACGGCACCTTCGAGAAGCTGGTCAAGCACGAAGTGCTGGGCCTGCGTCGCGAGCGCGACAAGCTGGAAGCCTCGCTGGGCGGCATCAAGGACATGAACCGTCTGCCGGACGCGATCTTCGTCATCGATATCGGCCACGAAGACATCGCCATCAAGGAAGCCAAGAAGCTCGGCATCCCGGTGATCGCTGTCGTCGATACCAACTACAACCCGGAACTGGTGGATTACGCGATCCCGGGCAACGACGACGCCATCCGCGCCGTGCAGCTGTACGCACGTGCCGCTGCTGACGCCGTGCTGGAAGGCAAGGCTGCTGCACCGCACGCTGCCACCGTCCGTGAAGAAGAGTTCGCCGACGCCGCTGCCGAAGAAGGCAAGCCGGCTCGCCGCGCTCCGGCCAAGAAGGCTGCTGCCGACAAGGGCGAAGCCCAGGCCTGA
- a CDS encoding spore coat U domain-containing protein — protein sequence MRPLLLGLLMLAGLMASLPARATAVCTATADALLPFGNVNSGAAGPTSGTLNITVNCSTAALSLIATTGIRVCIGLGNGTGGTSTSPWRTMVNGSSDPLNFQIYNVANYSEVTGLAPRGTPPAQELTMTYNVPLIGGSGSRTTQLFAQIPANQVLASGNYSSTFTGANVVLTWAWNEVLLGTATVPATCNGGATGTNTASNAFTFNATATVLPQCGSYLTTDMNFGNVTGGIPSNIDQTATLTLTCLKRTAYQVGLNNGQNNPALTNTRRMRTTVGGNSYYLTYELYRDAARSQRWGNTLALDTTSGTGTGSAQTLNIFGRVPPVTGQPPAGTYNDLVQVTITY from the coding sequence CTGCGCCCACTGCTGCTCGGCCTGCTGATGCTCGCGGGCCTGATGGCCAGCCTGCCGGCCCGCGCCACGGCGGTATGCACCGCCACAGCCGACGCCCTGCTGCCGTTCGGCAACGTCAACAGCGGTGCCGCCGGCCCCACTTCGGGCACGTTGAACATCACCGTAAACTGCTCCACCGCCGCGCTCAGCCTGATCGCCACCACCGGTATCCGCGTCTGCATCGGCCTGGGCAATGGCACCGGCGGCACCAGTACTTCGCCGTGGCGGACCATGGTCAATGGCAGCAGTGATCCGCTCAATTTCCAGATCTACAACGTCGCCAACTACAGCGAAGTCACCGGCCTGGCACCACGCGGCACACCGCCCGCACAGGAGCTGACCATGACCTACAACGTGCCGCTGATCGGCGGCTCCGGCAGCCGTACCACGCAGTTGTTCGCACAGATCCCGGCCAACCAGGTGCTGGCCTCCGGCAACTACAGCAGCACCTTCACCGGTGCCAACGTGGTGCTCACCTGGGCCTGGAATGAGGTGCTGCTTGGCACCGCCACCGTGCCGGCCACCTGCAACGGCGGTGCTACCGGCACCAACACCGCCAGCAACGCCTTCACCTTCAATGCCACCGCCACCGTGCTGCCGCAATGCGGCAGCTACCTGACCACCGACATGAACTTCGGCAATGTCACCGGCGGCATCCCCAGCAACATCGACCAGACCGCCACGCTGACACTGACCTGCCTCAAGCGCACCGCCTACCAGGTCGGCCTGAACAACGGCCAGAACAATCCAGCCCTGACCAACACCCGGCGCATGCGCACCACCGTCGGCGGCAACAGCTATTACCTCACCTACGAGCTGTATCGCGACGCTGCGCGCAGCCAGCGCTGGGGCAACACGCTTGCCCTGGACACCACCAGCGGCACCGGCACCGGCAGCGCGCAGACGCTGAACATCTTCGGACGCGTGCCGCCGGTTACCGGGCAACCGCCCGCCGGCACCTACAACGACCTGGTACAGGTGACGATCACCTACTGA